A single Bufo bufo chromosome 6, aBufBuf1.1, whole genome shotgun sequence DNA region contains:
- the CCNJ gene encoding cyclin-J — protein MELEGLWWKGQLAADIHQALRYKELKLPTYKGQSPQLNLRRYFADLIAIVSNRFKLCPTARHLAVYLLDLFMDRYDISIQQLHIVALSCLLLASKFEDKEDRVPKLDQLNSLGCMTNMNLVLTKQNLLHMELLLLETFEWNLCLPTPAHFIDYYLSIAVHDTDLHDGWPMICLEKTKIYMAKYADYFLEVSLQDHVFLNYIPSLVAAACVAASRIILRLTPSWPMRLHRLTVYSWDILVPCIERLLIAHDNDVKEANKHKSQLGHAATPCLFPQSPAPPQAHIQQHVPHFLHSQHQLQFHHQPPPQLPSCQQIVTTAHTSAFPLQTCSSGLTSGIQPRAHIQTAASVSIAAVPIEVKPCIGVSYNRNFPVNGHYSCITQCFER, from the exons ATGGAGCTTGAAGGGTTGTGGTGGAAGGGTCAGCTCGCTGCAGACATCCATCAGGCGCTCCGCTATAAA GAACTGAAGCTTCCGACCTACAAAGGCCAGTCTCCCCAGCTGAACCTAAGACGCTACTTTGCAGACCTGATAGCTATTGTCAGTAATCGATTTAAGCTGTGTCCTACTGCCCGTCATCTCGCTGTCTACCTGCTGGACCTCTTCATGGACCGCTACGACATCTCTATCCAACAGTTACACATCGTGGCGCTTTCCTGTTTGCTCCTAGCAA GTAAATTTGAAGACAAGGAAGACCGAGTGCCAAAGCTTGACCAGCTGAATAGTCTTGGATGTATGACCAACATGAACCTGGTGCTAACCAAACAGAACCTGCTCCACATGGAGCTTCTGCTGCTGGAAACCTTTGAGTGGAACTTGTGCCTCCCAACTCCTGCCCATTTTATAGATTACTACTTGTCCATTGCTGTCCACGACACTGACCTCCATGATGGCTGGCCCATGATCTGCCTAGAAAAGACCAAAATCTACATGGCCAAATATGCAGACTATTTCTTGGAAGTATCGCTGCAAG ATCACGTGTTTTTAAATTACATTCCATCGCTCGTGGCAGCTGCGTGTGTTGCAGCCTCACGCATTATCCTGCGGCTCACACCCTCCTGGCCTATGAGGCTCCACCGTCTTACGGTGTACTCCTGGGACATCCTTGTGCCTTGCATTGAGAGATTACTGAT TGCACATGACAACGATGTGAAAGAAGCCAACAAGCACAAATCTCAGCTGGGCCATGCAGCGACTCCATGTTTATTTCCGCAGTCCCCGGCGCCGCCACAAGCCCACATCCAGCAGCACGTGCCCCACTTTCTGCATTCCCAGCACCAGCTTCAGTTTCATCACCAGCCGCCACCTCAGCTGCCCAGCTGTCAGCAGATTGTGACGACAGCCCATACGTCAGCATTCCCTCTTCAGACCTGCTCCTCTGGCCTGACCTCCGGCATCCAGCCCCGGGCGCACATACAGACTGCCGCCAGCGTCTCTATAGCCGCTGTGCCAATAGAAGTGAAACCCTGCATAGGGGTGTCTTATAACAGAAACTTTCCAGTGAACGGACACTACTCCTGTATCACTCAGTGTTTTGAGAGGTGA